The Candidatus Sulfotelmatobacter sp. DNA window AGGTCAGGAAGGACCTTGAGTTGATTGTTGGGTTGTTGCCGGGCAAGGACAAGCGCGCGGCGAGATCGAGAGCGATCCTTACTTTCAGCGCGCTCGTGGGAGCAATGTCGCTAGCCCGCGCCATATCGGATGAGGCGCTTTCGAGCGAAATCCTGAAGACGGTAGCGGACCTTCTGAAGAATCCCGCCTAAGAGAGATTGATGTTGTCTCCAATCTCTGGAGAGCGAACATTGGCGCGAATGTCGAACGCTTATGAAGGGAAGCTTTTGCCAAACATCGGAAGGCCGCTGACGGACTCTGCCTGTGTGGCTTCGTCTTGCAACACGTCCCAGTGTTCGGCCAGGAGACCGCAGTGAAGAGACGTTTTTCGGGTACAAGTTCGGGTACAGACATCAGTTCGCCCTAATTACGGCAAACTCCGCTAAACTACGGTCCAGGCTGGATTTAGGCAAATCTCGACTACGCTCAATTACGCTTATTTATCATAGACTTACGGTGTTCTCAGGAAACTCAAAATCCGCCGGGCTTCGGCCCGTGGGGGTTCGACCCCCCTCCCGGCACCACCCTAAACCTTAGTATTTTCAATCGCTTACAGCAACGTACCGGCGCATCTCGCGTCCAATAACCCGCCGTTCGGGTATAAATATGGTTACAGTGCGCATCTCTTTTATTTTGATTAACTTAAGCAAATCTCGTGTCTTCGGCTGCTCCACTCAACTGTCCTTCGCTAACCTTACATATGCTTGTTTACGGAATGCGCAGCGGATAAGTGGTCAGTTCACGACTGGAACTTTTTACGACTCATTTCGAAGCGATTACGCATGGGATTTGGCTCCGTTTTTCAACTTTCGACGTACATGAGGCCCGACCATCTATCCCACCAGTCCTCAATGAGTGACTCGAGGAGCGGTGTTAATCGAAAGGTAACTTCCGCATCGGCGGTCATCCGCCCGGAACCCACGAAAATGCCTTCAGGCGGGTCGAAATCCTCTCGATGAGCGACTGGCGATTTATCGCTTGCTGAGAATCCGTGGATGCACCGGTGAACTCAATCCCGTCTGCTCGGAAAACTGAATTAAATTAGGGAGTCCCCGCTGGCGACCGACGCGCTCTGAATCTCCCGCATCGACGGTTCGAAGAAGCTCTTGTACTCGCGGTCGAATTGATCGCACTCTCATGACCGACTTCGTGTTAAGCAGAGTCCCTCAGAAGCTCTGCCACCGGGTTCAGAATCTCGCGCGAAAGTGCCTCATCCGATACGGCCCGTGCCGAGGACATAGCCCCGACGAGGGCACTGAAAGTCAAAATCGCTCTCGATCTCGCGATACGTTTGTCTTTGGCTGGATACAAAGTGGCAATCAAGTGAATGTCATTCCGGACCTGTTCGGAGGTAAGCGTACGGGTCCGCTTGCCGCCGCGCGCGATCTCCGGCGCCAAGGCGCTGAAGGCACAGCCAGTGCCCGGATTATCTCGGTGCGTTTCGCTCAGATAATCGTCAATCAGCTTTTCATAGGACACTGGC harbors:
- a CDS encoding TetR/AcrR family transcriptional regulator, which translates into the protein MGYSEAQKAKTHDRIVKLASKRFREKGLAGIGIAELMREAGLTVGGFRKHFDSRDHLVAEAVSSAFGGWKRRVEATKSSGPPVSYEKLIDDYLSETHRDNPGTGCAFSALAPEIARGGKRTRTLTSEQVRNDIHLIATLYPAKDKRIARSRAILTFSALVGAMSSARAVSDEALSREILNPVAELLRDSA